A portion of the Musa acuminata AAA Group cultivar baxijiao chromosome BXJ1-1, Cavendish_Baxijiao_AAA, whole genome shotgun sequence genome contains these proteins:
- the LOC103983330 gene encoding sedoheptulose-1,7-bisphosphatase, chloroplastic, which produces METGAATCARGVIAHSVLYQSRLAVPSSAPSLPRSHRHSGLKSSSIFGDSLRLTPPKSRACRAVGSSSLATKCEIGDSLEEFLTKATPDKNLIRLLMAMGEALRTISFKVRTASCGGTACVNSFGDEQLAVDLLANNLLFEALQYSHVCKYACSEEVPELQDMGGPVEGGFSVAFDPLDGSSIVDTNFTVGTIFGVWPGDKLTGVTGRDQVAAAMGIYGPRTTYIIALKDCPGTHEFLLLDEGKWQHVKDTTSIGEGKIFSPGNLRATFDNPDYDKLINYYVREKYTLRYTGGMVPDVNQIIVKEKGIFTNVTSPSSKAKLRLLFEVAPLGFLIEKAGGYSSDGTRSVLDKVIENLDDRTQVAYGSKNEIIRFEETLYGSSRLNKAGAPVGAAA; this is translated from the exons ATGGAGACGGGAGCAGCGACCTGCGCACGCGGCGTCATCGCCCACAGCGTGCTGTATCAGTCGCGCTTGGCCGTGCCATCCTCTGCTCCCTCCCTCCCGCGGTCTCACAGGCACAGC GGCCTCAAGTCGAGCTCCATCTTCGGCGACTCCCTCAGGCTGACGCCGCCCAAGTCGAGAGCTTGCAGGGCAGTGGGCAGTTCGTCCCTCGCCACCAAGTGTGAGATAGGGGATAGCTTG GAGGAGTTCTTGACCAAGGCAACACCGGATAAGAACCTGATAAGGTTGCTGATGGCCATGGGGGAGGCTCTGAGgaccatctccttcaaggtgaggACTGCATCATGTGGTGGGACTGCCTGCGTCAACTCCTTCGGCGACGAGCAGCTAGCCGTGGATCTGCTCGCCAACAACCTTCTCTTCGAG GCTCTGCAATACTCGCATGTTTGCAAGTACGCGTGCTCCGAAGAAGTCCCCGAGTTGCAAGATATGGGAGGACCAGTGGAAG GTGGGTTCAGTGTGGCCTTCGATCCCCTCGACGGCTCCAGCATCGTCGACACCAACTTCACAGTGGGCACCATCTTCGGCGTATGGCCCGGCGACAAGCTCACCGGCGTGACTGGCAGAGACCAAGTCGCCGCCGCCATGGGCATCTACGGACCTCGCACCACCTACATCATTGCTCTCAAAGACTGCCCTGGAACCCATGAATTCCTTCTCCTCGATGAAG GGAAGTGGCAGCACGTGAAGGACACGACATCGATCGGTGAAGGCAAGATCTTCTCTCCAGGCAACCTTAGAGCTACCTTCGACAACCCTGACTATGATAAG TTGATCAACTACTACGTGAGGGAGAAGTACACGCTGCGGTACACCGGAGGAATGGTGCCTGATGTCAACCAG ATCATCGTGAAGGAGAAGGGCATCTTCACCAACGTGACGTCTCCGAGTTCCAAGGCCAAGCTGAGGCTGCTGTTCGAGGTGGCGCCTCTCGGGTTCCTCATCGAGAAAGCAGGAGGGTACAGCAGCGACGGCACCCGGTCGGTGCTGGACAAGGTGATCGAGAACCTGGACGACCGAACTCAAGTGGCTTATGGGTCCAAGAACGAGATCATCCGATTCGAAGAGACTCTTTATGGCTCTTCAAGGCTCAACAAGGCAGGTGCGCCTGTTGGAGCTGCTGCCTAA
- the LOC135646476 gene encoding protein OCTOPUS-like isoform X2: MALEIVAPPPFYLSVSTCDLHPDQTVTGFCASCLRERLASLDVTPGCLSTSSVSAFRSVFPRASASNPPSFLRPELRRCKSFSSARCASGFETERKSCDARGRYTLWSLFCEDELDRGHQPLAPSASASVEGGGTEAQFRNLWFAPSSSGAAPPLKTFGEEDDADEIRAADPVIHVGSSLEMDGGERLEETEVKPMKDHIDHEFQAKKPPHKDPKNIADSFWLAASGLSKKLQKWRRKHKDKKQGGIAAAVATPAEKPPKSSHRLRNTQSEAAVDAFSRRSCDTDPRFSLDTGRMSLDDPRFSLDESRASWDGYLTGGRSGFARLPPMFAVVEDATAAAILRPDSLIPVEEDAVAPGGSAQTRDYYLDSSSSRRRRSLDRSNSNSIREQPFEVKPVSIARVSPAGSAEFYHFHHANVLEDRELRDLSSKSLRNECFGRLDAPSGDLHEGSATKKPRKWSKAWNIWGLIQRRRSSTRGRADMVERSLSESWPTLRSHPGYNGRILQSNSSVGFRRSFSGSFGYGGVSRSSLESNRHSNKRREELVLERNRSARYSPNCVDNGMLRFYLTPVRNSRKHGGSGKGEITKLQSSYA; the protein is encoded by the exons ATGGCTCTCGAGATCGTAGCGCCGCCGCCATTCTACCTTTCGGTCTCCACCTGCGACCTCCACCCCGACCAGACCGTCACGGGCTTCTGCGCTTCCTGCCTTCGTGAGCGCCTCGCCAGCCTCGACGTTACCCCTGGCTGCCTCTCCACGTCCTCCGTCTCCGCCTTCAGGTCCGTCTTCCCCAGGGCCTCCGCGTCCAATCCCCCCTCCTTCCTCCGCCCCGAACTCCGCCGCTGCAAATCGTTCTCCTCCGCCCGTTGCGCCTCCGGCTTCGAGACCGAGCGGAAGTCCTGCGACGCCCGCGGCCGCTACACCCTCTGGTCCCTCTTCTGCGAGGACGAATTGGATCGCGGCCATCAGCCCTTGGCTCCCTCGGCATCTGCATCGGTGGAGGGCGGAGGGACCGAGGCCCAGTTCCGGAACCTCTGGTTCGCCCCTTCTTCCTCTGGTGCGGCCCCTCCGCTCAAAACCTTCGGTGAGGAGGACGACGCGGATGAGATCAGGGCGGCGGATCCCGTGATCCATGTGGGATCGTCATTGGAGATGGACGGGGGGGAGCGGCTTGAGGAGACAGAGGTGAAGCCGATGAAGGACCACATAGACCACGAGTTTCAAGCGAAGAAGCCTCCTCACAAAGACCCCAAGAATATCGCCGACAGCTTCTGGCTCGCCGCCTCCGGATTGAGCAAGAAGCTTCAGAAGTGGCGGAGGAAGCACAAGGACAAGAAGCAAGGCGGCATAGCTGCCGCGGTAGCTACGCCGGCTGAGAAGCCGCCCAAATCCTCCCATCGGCTACGCAACACGCAGTCGGAGGCGGCCGTGGACGCGTTTAGCCGGAGATCCTGTGACACCGACCCGAGGTTCTCCCTAGACACTGGTCGGATGTCCTTAGACGACCCGAGATTCTCGTTGGACGAGTCGAGGGCCTCGTGGGACGGCTACTTGACCGGAGGCCGATCAGGGTTCGCTCGGCTGCCTCCCATGTTTGCCGTCGTTGAAGACGCCACCGCCGCTGCGATCCTCCGACCGGATAGCCTGATCCCCGTGGAGGAGGATGCTGTCGCCCCTGGCGGGTCTGCACAAACTCGGGACTACTATTTGGACTCCTCATCCAGCCGTCGCCGGCGAAGCCTTGACCGGTCCAATTCCAACTCCATCCGAGAGCAGCCTTTTGAGGTGAAGCCTGTTTCCATTGCGCGAGTCTCCCCTGCTGGTAGCGCCGAGTTTTACCATTTCCACCATGCCAATGTACTTGAAGACCGGGAATTAAGAGATTTGAGCTCAAAGTCTCTCAGGAATGAGTGTTTTGGGAGATTAGATGCACCTTCTGGAGACCTTCATGAGGGTTCTGCCACAAAGAAGCCCAGGAAATGGAGCAAAGCATGGAACATTTGGGGGCTTATACAGCGAAGAAGAAGCAGCACCAGAGGTAGGGCAGACATGGTGGAGAGATCCTTATCTGAGTCCTGGCCGACACTAAGGTCTCATCCGGGTTATAATGGCAGAATTTTACAGAGCAACAGCAGTGTAGGCTTCAGGAGATCTTTTAGTGGTAGTTTTGGCTATGGGGGTGTGAGCCGGAGCAGTCTGGAGAGTAACAGGCACAGTAACAAAAGGAGGGAGGAGCTTGTGCTGGAGAGGAATCGAAGTGCTAGGTACTCTCCGAACTGTGTTGACAATGGTATGCTGCGGTTTTACTTGACACCAGTGCGGAACAGCCGGAAGCATGGAGGGTCAGGGAAGG GTGAGATCACAAAACTTCAGTCCAGTTATGCTTAG
- the LOC135646476 gene encoding protein OCTOPUS-like isoform X3 — MALEIVAPPPFYLSVSTCDLHPDQTVTGFCASCLRERLASLDVTPGCLSTSSVSAFRSVFPRASASNPPSFLRPELRRCKSFSSARCASGFETERKSCDARGRYTLWSLFCEDELDRGHQPLAPSASASVEGGGTEAQFRNLWFAPSSSGAAPPLKTFGEEDDADEIRAADPVIHVGSSLEMDGGERLEETEVKPMKDHIDHEFQAKKPPHKDPKNIADSFWLAASGLSKKLQKWRRKHKDKKQGGIAAAVATPAEKPPKSSHRLRNTQSEAAVDAFSRRSCDTDPRFSLDTGRMSLDDPRFSLDESRASWDGYLTGGRSGFARLPPMFAVVEDATAAAILRPDSLIPVEEDAVAPGGSAQTRDYYLDSSSSRRRRSLDRSNSNSIREQPFEVKPVSIARVSPAGSAEFYHFHHANVLEDRELRDLSSKSLRNECFGRLDAPSGDLHEGSATKKPRKWSKAWNIWGLIQRRRSSTRGRADMVERSLSESWPTLRSHPGYNGRILQSNSSVGFRRSFSGSFGYGGVSRSSLESNRHSNKRREELVLERNRSARYSPNCVDNGMLRFYLTPVRNSRKHGGSGKGTPLS, encoded by the exons ATGGCTCTCGAGATCGTAGCGCCGCCGCCATTCTACCTTTCGGTCTCCACCTGCGACCTCCACCCCGACCAGACCGTCACGGGCTTCTGCGCTTCCTGCCTTCGTGAGCGCCTCGCCAGCCTCGACGTTACCCCTGGCTGCCTCTCCACGTCCTCCGTCTCCGCCTTCAGGTCCGTCTTCCCCAGGGCCTCCGCGTCCAATCCCCCCTCCTTCCTCCGCCCCGAACTCCGCCGCTGCAAATCGTTCTCCTCCGCCCGTTGCGCCTCCGGCTTCGAGACCGAGCGGAAGTCCTGCGACGCCCGCGGCCGCTACACCCTCTGGTCCCTCTTCTGCGAGGACGAATTGGATCGCGGCCATCAGCCCTTGGCTCCCTCGGCATCTGCATCGGTGGAGGGCGGAGGGACCGAGGCCCAGTTCCGGAACCTCTGGTTCGCCCCTTCTTCCTCTGGTGCGGCCCCTCCGCTCAAAACCTTCGGTGAGGAGGACGACGCGGATGAGATCAGGGCGGCGGATCCCGTGATCCATGTGGGATCGTCATTGGAGATGGACGGGGGGGAGCGGCTTGAGGAGACAGAGGTGAAGCCGATGAAGGACCACATAGACCACGAGTTTCAAGCGAAGAAGCCTCCTCACAAAGACCCCAAGAATATCGCCGACAGCTTCTGGCTCGCCGCCTCCGGATTGAGCAAGAAGCTTCAGAAGTGGCGGAGGAAGCACAAGGACAAGAAGCAAGGCGGCATAGCTGCCGCGGTAGCTACGCCGGCTGAGAAGCCGCCCAAATCCTCCCATCGGCTACGCAACACGCAGTCGGAGGCGGCCGTGGACGCGTTTAGCCGGAGATCCTGTGACACCGACCCGAGGTTCTCCCTAGACACTGGTCGGATGTCCTTAGACGACCCGAGATTCTCGTTGGACGAGTCGAGGGCCTCGTGGGACGGCTACTTGACCGGAGGCCGATCAGGGTTCGCTCGGCTGCCTCCCATGTTTGCCGTCGTTGAAGACGCCACCGCCGCTGCGATCCTCCGACCGGATAGCCTGATCCCCGTGGAGGAGGATGCTGTCGCCCCTGGCGGGTCTGCACAAACTCGGGACTACTATTTGGACTCCTCATCCAGCCGTCGCCGGCGAAGCCTTGACCGGTCCAATTCCAACTCCATCCGAGAGCAGCCTTTTGAGGTGAAGCCTGTTTCCATTGCGCGAGTCTCCCCTGCTGGTAGCGCCGAGTTTTACCATTTCCACCATGCCAATGTACTTGAAGACCGGGAATTAAGAGATTTGAGCTCAAAGTCTCTCAGGAATGAGTGTTTTGGGAGATTAGATGCACCTTCTGGAGACCTTCATGAGGGTTCTGCCACAAAGAAGCCCAGGAAATGGAGCAAAGCATGGAACATTTGGGGGCTTATACAGCGAAGAAGAAGCAGCACCAGAGGTAGGGCAGACATGGTGGAGAGATCCTTATCTGAGTCCTGGCCGACACTAAGGTCTCATCCGGGTTATAATGGCAGAATTTTACAGAGCAACAGCAGTGTAGGCTTCAGGAGATCTTTTAGTGGTAGTTTTGGCTATGGGGGTGTGAGCCGGAGCAGTCTGGAGAGTAACAGGCACAGTAACAAAAGGAGGGAGGAGCTTGTGCTGGAGAGGAATCGAAGTGCTAGGTACTCTCCGAACTGTGTTGACAATGGTATGCTGCGGTTTTACTTGACACCAGTGCGGAACAGCCGGAAGCATGGAGGGTCAGGGAAGG GGACTCCACTTTCTTAG
- the LOC135646476 gene encoding protein OCTOPUS-like isoform X1: MALEIVAPPPFYLSVSTCDLHPDQTVTGFCASCLRERLASLDVTPGCLSTSSVSAFRSVFPRASASNPPSFLRPELRRCKSFSSARCASGFETERKSCDARGRYTLWSLFCEDELDRGHQPLAPSASASVEGGGTEAQFRNLWFAPSSSGAAPPLKTFGEEDDADEIRAADPVIHVGSSLEMDGGERLEETEVKPMKDHIDHEFQAKKPPHKDPKNIADSFWLAASGLSKKLQKWRRKHKDKKQGGIAAAVATPAEKPPKSSHRLRNTQSEAAVDAFSRRSCDTDPRFSLDTGRMSLDDPRFSLDESRASWDGYLTGGRSGFARLPPMFAVVEDATAAAILRPDSLIPVEEDAVAPGGSAQTRDYYLDSSSSRRRRSLDRSNSNSIREQPFEVKPVSIARVSPAGSAEFYHFHHANVLEDRELRDLSSKSLRNECFGRLDAPSGDLHEGSATKKPRKWSKAWNIWGLIQRRRSSTRGRADMVERSLSESWPTLRSHPGYNGRILQSNSSVGFRRSFSGSFGYGGVSRSSLESNRHSNKRREELVLERNRSARYSPNCVDNGMLRFYLTPVRNSRKHGGSGKGRVINSHYFIRNMLGLY, from the coding sequence ATGGCTCTCGAGATCGTAGCGCCGCCGCCATTCTACCTTTCGGTCTCCACCTGCGACCTCCACCCCGACCAGACCGTCACGGGCTTCTGCGCTTCCTGCCTTCGTGAGCGCCTCGCCAGCCTCGACGTTACCCCTGGCTGCCTCTCCACGTCCTCCGTCTCCGCCTTCAGGTCCGTCTTCCCCAGGGCCTCCGCGTCCAATCCCCCCTCCTTCCTCCGCCCCGAACTCCGCCGCTGCAAATCGTTCTCCTCCGCCCGTTGCGCCTCCGGCTTCGAGACCGAGCGGAAGTCCTGCGACGCCCGCGGCCGCTACACCCTCTGGTCCCTCTTCTGCGAGGACGAATTGGATCGCGGCCATCAGCCCTTGGCTCCCTCGGCATCTGCATCGGTGGAGGGCGGAGGGACCGAGGCCCAGTTCCGGAACCTCTGGTTCGCCCCTTCTTCCTCTGGTGCGGCCCCTCCGCTCAAAACCTTCGGTGAGGAGGACGACGCGGATGAGATCAGGGCGGCGGATCCCGTGATCCATGTGGGATCGTCATTGGAGATGGACGGGGGGGAGCGGCTTGAGGAGACAGAGGTGAAGCCGATGAAGGACCACATAGACCACGAGTTTCAAGCGAAGAAGCCTCCTCACAAAGACCCCAAGAATATCGCCGACAGCTTCTGGCTCGCCGCCTCCGGATTGAGCAAGAAGCTTCAGAAGTGGCGGAGGAAGCACAAGGACAAGAAGCAAGGCGGCATAGCTGCCGCGGTAGCTACGCCGGCTGAGAAGCCGCCCAAATCCTCCCATCGGCTACGCAACACGCAGTCGGAGGCGGCCGTGGACGCGTTTAGCCGGAGATCCTGTGACACCGACCCGAGGTTCTCCCTAGACACTGGTCGGATGTCCTTAGACGACCCGAGATTCTCGTTGGACGAGTCGAGGGCCTCGTGGGACGGCTACTTGACCGGAGGCCGATCAGGGTTCGCTCGGCTGCCTCCCATGTTTGCCGTCGTTGAAGACGCCACCGCCGCTGCGATCCTCCGACCGGATAGCCTGATCCCCGTGGAGGAGGATGCTGTCGCCCCTGGCGGGTCTGCACAAACTCGGGACTACTATTTGGACTCCTCATCCAGCCGTCGCCGGCGAAGCCTTGACCGGTCCAATTCCAACTCCATCCGAGAGCAGCCTTTTGAGGTGAAGCCTGTTTCCATTGCGCGAGTCTCCCCTGCTGGTAGCGCCGAGTTTTACCATTTCCACCATGCCAATGTACTTGAAGACCGGGAATTAAGAGATTTGAGCTCAAAGTCTCTCAGGAATGAGTGTTTTGGGAGATTAGATGCACCTTCTGGAGACCTTCATGAGGGTTCTGCCACAAAGAAGCCCAGGAAATGGAGCAAAGCATGGAACATTTGGGGGCTTATACAGCGAAGAAGAAGCAGCACCAGAGGTAGGGCAGACATGGTGGAGAGATCCTTATCTGAGTCCTGGCCGACACTAAGGTCTCATCCGGGTTATAATGGCAGAATTTTACAGAGCAACAGCAGTGTAGGCTTCAGGAGATCTTTTAGTGGTAGTTTTGGCTATGGGGGTGTGAGCCGGAGCAGTCTGGAGAGTAACAGGCACAGTAACAAAAGGAGGGAGGAGCTTGTGCTGGAGAGGAATCGAAGTGCTAGGTACTCTCCGAACTGTGTTGACAATGGTATGCTGCGGTTTTACTTGACACCAGTGCGGAACAGCCGGAAGCATGGAGGGTCAGGGAAGGGTAGGGTTATTAATTCACACTATTTTATAAGGAACATGCTAGGATTGTATTGA